A single region of the Pseudomonas sp. B21-023 genome encodes:
- a CDS encoding YkgJ family cysteine cluster protein: MKTTLIAAAEVDRLETWQRYASHMCGGCHSTCCTLPVEVKIKDLIRIGVVDEFEKDEPPKNVAKRLQKEGIIERFNQKSGIFTLTRMSNDDCMYLDRKSRLCTIYDKRPDTCRNHPKVGPRPGYCAYKPKVVGR, translated from the coding sequence ATGAAAACGACCCTGATCGCCGCCGCCGAAGTCGACCGCCTGGAGACCTGGCAGCGCTATGCCAGCCATATGTGCGGTGGCTGCCACTCGACCTGCTGCACCCTGCCGGTGGAGGTGAAGATCAAGGATCTGATCCGCATTGGCGTGGTGGATGAATTCGAGAAAGACGAACCGCCGAAGAACGTGGCCAAACGCCTGCAGAAGGAAGGCATCATCGAGCGCTTCAACCAGAAATCGGGGATCTTCACCCTGACCCGGATGAGCAACGATGACTGCATGTACCTGGATCGCAAGAGCCGCCTGTGCACCATCTACGACAAGCGCCCGGATACCTGCCGCAACCACCCCAAGGTCGGGCCGCGACCGGGGTATTGCGCGTACAAGCCCAAGGTGGTCGGGCGCTGA
- a CDS encoding glycogen/starch/alpha-glucan phosphorylase yields the protein MSQENKAREAKAHPDEVAAFRAAVLAKLTYAVGKDPEHAFDHDWFEAIALAARDHMVDHWMDHTRQAYRRSQKRVYYLSLEFLIGRLLYDSLSNLGYLEIAREALEGLDVDLERIRLLEPDAALGNGGLGRLAACFMESMSTLGIAAHGYGIRYEHGLFRQAVVDGWQQEQTENWLDFGNPWEFERAEVIYPISFGGSVETVQEGNGQQRQVWWPGETVRAVAYDTPVVGWRGSSVNTLRLWRARALEELHLERFNAGDHLGAVAEVARAESISRVLYPADSTEAGQELRLRQEYFFVSASLQDLLRRHLNMHKDLLNLPDAAAIQLNDTHPSIAVAELMRLLVDQHEIPWDKAWALTVGTLAYTNHTLLPEALETWPVALMERMLPRHMQIIYLINAYHIDALRAKGLHDFDVLRAVSLIEEDNGRRVRMGNLAFLGSHSVNGVSALHSKLMKSTVFAELHKLYPQRINNKTNGITFRRWLYQANPPLTAMLIEALGPEVLDDPEGKLKALAPFADKATFRKQFAAQRLHSKRALASIIQDRIGVTVNPEALFDVQVKRIHEYKRQLLNLLHTVALYQAIRNDPGTDWVPRVKIFAGKAAASYHQAKLIIKLANDIARVVNNDPTVRGLLKVVFLPNYNVSLAESIIPAADLSEQISTAGYEASGTSNMKFGLNGALTIGTLDGANVEMCEQVGAENMFIFGLTAQQVEARKRSGDFGAASAIAASHRLGDVLQAIRSGVFSPDDPARYAGLVDGLIAYDRFLVCADFDAYWDAQRRVEELWHAPQDWWRVAVLNTARMGWFSSDRTIREYATEIWKALD from the coding sequence ATGTCCCAGGAAAACAAGGCCCGTGAGGCCAAAGCTCATCCCGATGAGGTGGCCGCGTTCCGCGCCGCCGTGCTGGCCAAGCTGACCTACGCCGTTGGCAAGGACCCGGAACACGCCTTTGATCACGACTGGTTCGAGGCCATTGCCCTGGCTGCCCGCGACCATATGGTCGACCACTGGATGGATCACACTCGCCAGGCCTACCGCCGTAGCCAGAAGCGGGTGTACTACCTCTCTCTCGAGTTTCTCATCGGCCGCCTGCTGTACGACAGCCTGAGCAACCTCGGTTACCTGGAGATCGCCCGCGAGGCGCTCGAAGGCCTGGATGTCGACCTGGAGCGCATCCGTCTGCTCGAGCCCGATGCGGCGCTCGGCAACGGTGGCCTCGGGCGCCTGGCGGCGTGCTTCATGGAGAGCATGTCGACCCTGGGTATTGCCGCCCATGGCTATGGCATCCGCTACGAGCATGGGTTGTTCCGCCAGGCGGTGGTCGATGGCTGGCAGCAGGAGCAGACCGAGAACTGGCTGGACTTTGGTAACCCCTGGGAGTTCGAGCGGGCCGAGGTGATCTACCCGATCAGTTTCGGCGGCAGCGTCGAGACCGTGCAGGAAGGCAATGGCCAGCAACGTCAGGTCTGGTGGCCGGGCGAGACGGTGCGGGCGGTGGCCTACGACACGCCGGTGGTCGGCTGGCGCGGCTCCAGCGTCAATACCCTGCGCCTGTGGCGTGCCCGGGCGCTGGAGGAGCTGCACCTGGAGCGCTTCAATGCCGGTGATCACCTGGGCGCGGTGGCCGAGGTGGCCCGCGCCGAAAGCATCTCGCGAGTGTTGTACCCGGCCGACAGCACTGAGGCTGGCCAGGAGTTGCGCCTGCGCCAGGAGTACTTCTTCGTTTCGGCCTCGCTGCAGGACCTGCTGCGACGCCACCTGAACATGCACAAGGACCTGCTCAACCTGCCGGATGCCGCGGCCATCCAGCTCAACGACACCCACCCGTCGATTGCCGTGGCCGAGCTGATGCGCCTGCTGGTCGACCAGCACGAAATCCCCTGGGACAAAGCGTGGGCGCTGACCGTCGGCACCCTGGCCTACACCAACCACACCTTGTTGCCCGAAGCCCTGGAAACCTGGCCGGTGGCATTGATGGAGCGCATGCTGCCGCGGCACATGCAGATCATCTACCTGATCAACGCCTACCATATCGACGCACTGCGGGCCAAAGGCCTGCACGACTTCGACGTGCTGCGCGCGGTGTCGCTGATCGAGGAGGACAATGGCCGCCGGGTGCGCATGGGCAACCTCGCGTTCCTTGGCTCGCACAGCGTCAACGGCGTGTCGGCGCTGCACAGCAAGCTGATGAAAAGCACGGTGTTCGCCGAGCTGCACAAGCTCTACCCGCAGCGAATCAACAACAAGACCAATGGCATCACCTTCCGCCGTTGGCTGTACCAGGCCAACCCGCCGCTCACGGCGATGCTGATCGAGGCGCTGGGGCCGGAGGTGCTGGATGACCCGGAAGGCAAGCTCAAGGCACTGGCGCCCTTCGCCGACAAGGCCACCTTCCGCAAGCAGTTCGCCGCCCAGCGCCTGCACAGCAAGCGCGCCCTGGCCAGCATCATCCAGGACCGGATCGGCGTGACGGTCAACCCGGAGGCGCTGTTCGATGTGCAGGTCAAGCGCATCCACGAGTACAAGCGCCAGTTGCTCAATCTGCTGCACACGGTGGCGCTGTACCAGGCCATCCGCAACGACCCCGGCACCGACTGGGTGCCGCGGGTGAAGATTTTCGCCGGCAAGGCGGCGGCCAGCTACCACCAGGCCAAGCTGATCATCAAGCTGGCCAACGACATCGCCCGGGTGGTCAACAACGACCCCACGGTGCGCGGCCTGCTCAAGGTGGTGTTCCTGCCCAACTACAACGTCAGCCTGGCCGAGAGCATCATCCCGGCGGCTGACCTGTCCGAGCAGATTTCCACGGCCGGCTACGAGGCCTCCGGCACCAGCAACATGAAGTTCGGCCTCAATGGCGCGCTGACCATCGGCACCCTCGATGGCGCCAACGTCGAGATGTGCGAGCAGGTGGGGGCGGAGAACATGTTCATCTTCGGCCTGACCGCGCAGCAGGTGGAGGCACGCAAGCGCAGCGGCGACTTTGGCGCCGCGTCGGCGATCGCTGCCTCCCATCGTCTGGGCGACGTGCTGCAGGCGATTCGCAGCGGGGTGTTCTCGCCTGATGATCCGGCGCGCTATGCCGGATTGGTGGACGGGCTGATCG